A window of Rhipicephalus microplus isolate Deutch F79 chromosome 8, USDA_Rmic, whole genome shotgun sequence genomic DNA:
tacataaatctgAACACTCTTCACCTCATCTACCCAACGGCGTACAGCGACATATGACCGTGGTGTAGAGCCACCCCAACATTCTCTTACATCACCTGAGAatgtgcagagcacgacgaagaacaTGACACCTATggcacatgggaggaatgggaggcactgctgtctagcccagccctggtGAATCAGCTGCGACTGATTCACAGAGCTTAACGGATGACTCGTGCCAGTgaggccctggaataggggcaccaccctgccaaACAAACTTCGCTTTTCACCCAGTATATTCCTTGGGGCACTCGAGTTCTAGCCTATCTggattatgtacataataaagttttGAACTACCACCGCTGCTGGCCATCCCATATGTATATAGGCACACGattttcacttaaaaaaaaagcacctgtgggagatttctcctgagcgCTGTTGAACAAAAATATTCCACCATCTCTTGCAAAAAGGAACTATGTATAAATGTGAAGCCgcggcggcgacgttgacgctggtgATCATGGCAGCGTTGCACAGGAGAGAAACTTGAGGAGGCGTAAAGCACGCAGAATGAATAGGTGTTTCCTACTGTTAAATGCCAATCGCTCATAATGAGGAATGAGCGACAGAAGACTCCGGttagacacagagacccgcagtccacttttatttattattgttcaacaacgcacaggaaaaatcttcCACCGGCATACAGTGAACTAGATATTCTACccgcactaccttggaggtcaagatccagcgGGCAGTGAACGGTTGCGCAGCACGAGCAGTtggtttttaaagatgatagtttttCTCAGGGTACGCTAGTGCACAAAACCTGAAGCCTTCTAGCAGCTGAGTGTAATTTTTTAGTTAGGCGAAGATCAATTGTGTAGTATCTGTAGCTGGTGACGAAGAATAAAGGTGAGTGCACGGTTTAGGGCGTTCTTGGGCTGGTAATCGCCCATCAAGGCAAGCCCGCCATTCAAGAAAGCTTTCGTTTTCGGCGTTTTCGTCCCTGAGGGGACTactcccgaagacgtcgttggcacgacgtcttcaatagtaggagtCGAAGAAGTGTACTACGTTCGGAACTTTGGAGCCCATATCTACTAAGGTACTgccaacagtgaggccgcacttgcccaaatcgtggacgcgtcgcacatagatagatagatagatagatagatagatagatagatagatagatagatagatagatagatagatagatagatagatagatagatagatagatagatagatagatagacagacagactcgaagtcaccgaagttcgctaagaaatgtttcacatttaaaagcaattattcaGCATATCTGagccaccataacaacacgtcaatattttgtatgttttaatactagaaaaggcatacataactaattttaaggaccagagcgattatcacgctgcgctgagagTGCAGCGCGATTCTCAAAAAGGCAATTGTGCTTCCAACGCATtgccaagacgacacggtggtggcgcctactcgtcgctttgcgttctacacctcatcgcctccaagacgggtgcttacgtcatagagtttctcaaaattaactagaaggcactctggcgctgcgatcgttcagcgaccatgggaatgatgggtagtacatacaTTTGTCtattcttcgtacttgcggcatagagaaagaagaagacaagagcggacactccgcgaaacctggcctcaggaagtgcgtcacgactacgtaacgaactagtgctcccaccacacgtcagagggcgcaagcgcaaaaaaaacacagttataatcaatgcaacagaattgttttcacaaattaataattacacgcccaaatttggtatgttctttatacataaaaacgatttattcaacacaccttacgcgattatttttcttcagccgtactgtcataaacaccatctacccagcgacaagcccatgcatgactgacagcgagaagctttcgacgctttcgtcaacgtcggctgcgtcggcgttttcaagcgtgagataacaggtgaggcacgttttcaagcgaagcttgttgaatgacatgttgttggtcttgttgggtcattttttcagaaaacggttacgcctgcgcgaaaaagacaccatgcaacaaacatagaaagatgcacacacacacgttgcgcttcgtgtgtgcgagtttgtttcttacgtggcgtgtcattcacgcagttgtaacctttttctgaagcttgtaaggactgggaggttcgctaaaaagaaagtttgtggctctatgcggcggttagacgggaacattgtgcaacgtatgcagtatagaaaaggcggcacggcgtcaagccgaggcgacgcgtgctgcgtctgccacggacgcgagcgtctgtgcgctgagcatagctgggcagctaggtcgtaggctcggtgcaaaatattgagaagcgtttgttgggcctcgcatgcttcacgacgcatttcccgaaggctcggaacacgaataattcttggtgtgccggaggcaaatctggactagccaagtggccatcatcttcgtttcttcgctagccttgtgccactagtgcaagctgcccacaaatttttttgacgtttccaatataattttaccgcacaaatttcaactacgatttttcttcccaatgtactgctgatactgcgtacgcacgaaggtgttctaatgttcccaggccgcgataccattgcattacaagggatagcggcctggaaacttctgaagatctttgttcgtggtcttgacgtatatctttgtaagtcagagttttatgggtcagagatgtatcactggttttgtattgtgcatcgattagctaatcattcaaaggggtttgctggtacacttatgacgtgcacatatcttttttgtaatttgacagcgaagcatccacttactaacattttcagaccgcgctgacgccatgccgtccggcggtccaagctacggcagctactgctgtgtatcgtggtgcttcaacaatggcagaacccacaagaagcctgggacgagtttcttccgcgtaccacgggacggcaggtgtgttaaagcttttgtatggtttgcatgtctgtaggcttactgttcgtacttgctaagtgagggtaacaataaaaaatcactattcaagcacttcccctttcagctgatagttcattgccaatgcaggatgaaagcatggatgcagtatgctggacgcgatgatctcctgagtaagccggccagcctattgtacgcaacgtacagggtttgtagcgaccattttactgctcaaagtttcatggaccctgggcacacaaggcttacaagaatggctgttcccagtgtgcaaccagctgcaccatgtaagtgattgactgaaactcaaatatgtgcaatagcagccacttgtattgaatcagtggcgacagttaaccgtgaagatctctgtagccgatagagaaacctcactacagaagtaacacttggaaagtcttaagttctgtgaattgtgggctattaccttcctaacagcagctttacatttctgtcattttttgatgctctggacctgcgcaacttgttttgaaagactttaaagggctatttcacgttatcttcaagcctgagtgcacatgtacgtatacctttcatcagtgaaagctgccactgttgataattccaaaaatcacaaattacttgtttcctagttggtgccgtctcttttcttccacgttcgaccaatttatgcgtttgaaagagctgtttaagcttccccatgctacaagctttgtaacttgtaccaactgcacatatatgcaggttctctgagcgtcgcttcaagtagtgactgtgacatggctgcagaagctgcactgcaaggtgcggatgagcttcagtttgtgttattataagcctcttactgacacattgtcgtaatttcatctcttcaggacctgcggtagaggcttcacaaagcggctcccacacattgaggtgccccgatgaacagggtgcgttcagtgtcgcgatttcttttttttttacccaaattgactgttgaccaaacctctgcaggtggcagctcccttgtagctggtgaaagaatttctgatgatttcgtcttgccggagaaaaccttaaccagtcgttcagctgtcacaaaaggaacttgtgtggccggtaagttgtatgttcacttcaacaccagagtggattgatatagagacttccgcaggccgctcgcaagattgttccgacagcattgtccgaggcactgaacaagcttcacaagaccctccagaagacgtctccgccaacagctccacgcctgagtgccttagagaaaatggtgactatgcttttattgcagcagtttttaatgtgctattttatgtttaggacattctgaggaaactatcctcaaaaggacactacgtgtgcacttacaaaatgtaaaggtgggctctcagtgattttcattttttttgtgcattgtcaacattgtgaatggtttgtttttaggtagtggaatcgaaaactttgtaccacagaaagttgtgcaccttgggtctgaaagagcgaggaaagtgctcgtatgggattagttgttcttcgcttttacatcaatttttttgtttattgcagtgcgttcctgtgtgccagcgacaatgtctccatcaatgaagtacaagcaaaccattaaacatctgcaagccaaagtagcagcacagcggaaaactatcaaaagactgcagagacagcctcaccaagcaccgtcatcgactacgaaggcccttgaagttatccgaccgcacgtcaccgaggaggtttttaaacttctttctgcacatgttcgcttgaggcccaaatgcaagggcaagcggtttcccgtgtggttcaagaaattcgctcttcacttaaacttccgaggtccgcgagcataccgatttctggctccgtatttttctttgccctcccggcgttcattaaggaggtggctagctaatgtaaagatgactccaggcataattccaggaatcctttcttccattgcaacaaatactcaagcttggaatgaacgggaccgagtgtgcgctttagttttcgacgaaatagcactcaaaaagaatttgtactatgatgcttcaagagacgttgtccagggttttacagatgatggcactcatcgcacttcaaccatcgctgatcgagcactggtttttcttcttgttggtgtttcgagaaagtgggttcaaccggttgcttttactatagggcacacatcaacaccatcatctgttatgcataacttgctggtgtcactcattttggagcttaggagcattaatattgcagtgaaagcagtcatttgtgaccagggcagttcaaatgtaagtctcgctaaccaactaaaagtgactgtagcaaagcctttttttgaagttaatggtgagcgggtatattacatttttgatgttccgcatttaattaaaacaacgcgcaataatgtccaagcacacaagttatacattggggatgacatcgttaactggtcgcacattgtaagcctttaccaatcctcacatgagttgcggttgcgattggctccaaagttgactgaacggcacgttcatcagaaacctttttctaatatgaaggtcagcagagcaactcaggtcttcagtgcatcagtttcgattgctatcacggcaatggtgtatgcgaaggtgctgcctgcctcggccatcactacagctcaattttgtgatcgtatggacaggattttcgatgccttgaacagctcgagtaaaaaaagaacttcgcaaaagctgcggcatgcaatcatgaaaaatgattcagagctgattgacttcctccgaggccagcttccctggattgcatcatggcagtttgttggcagacgtcaaccacaaaccatcgtaggttggcaaattacaattcaggcaatttgtcaactatggggcgacctctccaaaaattacaattttgaatacctgttaacacgcaggcttcaacaggatcctctggagaacatatttggccacattaggcaaaaacagggttgcaacaccaaccccaatgtagcacaatttatttgtggcctgaagcacatctgcataagaaaacttttcaagctgtcagaatacggaaatgtcgaggatgatgaatgtgacctcctccaggaacagctgtcgccattctccctcaccagtgcgtctcttgtggataatgaggagtgtgcacagccacagcctgacgactttcccgctctagacgatctctctgaacttgcgacaaacattcactcccatattatcgatgactccgctgcatattatgtagctggttttctcatcaaacacttccttcggaatgcatgtgacggttgcagttgcccacagttactgaaagacgacagtgagacgcttaagggtacccaccagtatttcacaatgctcaaagcataccacgtccccagcaaactttttgggaatctcactgtgccatcagaagcagcttttgcatacgtacaacaacttgaatctcgctttcttgccataattgaggccactgcacatcacctgaaagtgtgcgatgttttgtatcaccatctgtcaagtgttggcgattttcatttctgctctgctgggtgtcgcgctaagtttctgaaaatgttttgccgggttcgtttatgttggcatgtgcgttttgtgaaccgaaacttagacagggttaggttccag
This region includes:
- the LOC142769029 gene encoding uncharacterized protein LOC142769029 isoform X2; translated protein: MPSGGPSYGSYCCVSWCFNNGRTHKKPGTSFFRVPRDGRMKAWMQYAGRDDLLSKPASLLYATYRVCSDHFTAQSFMDPGHTRLTRMAVPSVQPAAPCSLSVASSSDCDMAAEAALQGPAVEASQSGSHTLRCPDEQGGSSLVAGERISDDFVLPEKTLTSRSAVTKGTCVAGKLYVHFNTRVD
- the LOC142769029 gene encoding uncharacterized protein LOC142769029 isoform X1, which produces MPSGGPSYGSYCCVSWCFNNGRTHKKPGTSFFRVPRDGRMKAWMQYAGRDDLLSKPASLLYATYRVCSDHFTAQSFMDPGHTRLTRMAVPSVQPAAPCSLSVASSSDCDMAAEAALQGPAVEASQSGSHTLRCPDEQGGSSLVAGERISDDFVLPEKTLTSRSAVTKGTCVAGRSQDCSDSIVRGTEQASQDPPEDVSANSSTPECLRENVRSCVPATMSPSMKYKQTIKHLQAKVAAQRKTIKRLQRQPHQAPSSTTKALEVIRPHVTEEVFKLLSAHVRLRPKCKGKRFPVWFKKFALHLNFRGPRAYRFLAPYFSLPSRRSLRRWLANVKMTPGIIPGILSSIATNTQAWNERDRVCALVFDEIALKKNLYYDASRDVVQGFTDDGTHRTSTIADRALVFLLVGVSRKWVQPVAFTIGHTSTPSSVMHNLLVSLILELRSINIAVKAVICDQGSSNVSLANQLKVTVAKPFFEVNGERVYYIFDVPHLIKTTRNNVQAHKLYIGDDIVNWSHIVSLYQSSHELRLRLAPKLTERHVHQKPFSNMKVSRATQVFSASVSIAITAMVYAKVLPASAITTAQFCDRMDRIFDALNSSSKKRTSQKLRHAIMKNDSELIDFLRGQLPWIASWQFVGRRQPQTIVGWQITIQAICQLWGDLSKNYNFEYLLTRRLQQDPLENIFGHIRQKQGCNTNPNVAQFICGLKHICIRKLFKLSEYGNVEDDECDLLQEQLSPFSLTSASLVDNEECAQPQPDDFPALDDLSELATNIHSHIIDDSAAYYVAGFLIKHFLRNACDGCSCPQLLKDDSETLKGTHQYFTMLKAYHVPSKLFGNLTVPSEAAFAYVQQLESRFLAIIEATAHHLKVCDVLYHHLSSVGDFHFCSAGCRAKFLKMFCRVRLCWHVRFVNRNLDRVRFQSSISGMQLDKFKG